CCATCCTCCATGTGCTTTGAGATTGTCTTACTgcaactcaggtttggcagtgTGTTTGGGATGTATACTTCATTCTTTAACCTTCCAGTATTGAGTTGGATTCTAGTTGAGGCAGAGTTTTTTTCTTCTATTGCTCATAATTTTCATCCTCTGGATGTCTTGTGTATTACCATCTAGTGGATTTGGAGCGGACAAATGAGATTGTCTTTCAATTCTTCAAACCTATTAGCTGCCTTAATGCAAAGTTGTGTTTATTATTAGCCCAATTTAGCTGTAATAATGATGCATAGGTTAAACGCTCTAGTAGCTCTTATCATCCTGTGAAAACCATTATTTCTGTTAGGTGGCAAGTCTCAGCAAAGGGATGAATTGTGATGGTGCTGGTAAAGAAAATCCAGGACATGGGGATGCAGGTGGAGTGATATGGAATAGTATGAATACCGTGAGATTGGGTGTGTATAATGCCATTATGGCTGATTTAAAGAGTCTAATTCATGGTTTACAATGTGACTTGGACCATAGGTTTCGATGGGTGGAAGTTAATATAGGCACCAAATTGGTACTGGATACCCATTGttttaaagaaataataagTTAGCGgattatttaactaatttaactgTTTTTTtcacattcaaaattttaaaatcatttgaGTTTTTACACCTGGACAGATAAGGTGTTGAATGGTTTAGAGTAGTGCATATTGTGTCAGTAACAGTTTATCTTATTGGATAATCtcatttttgaataaaaaaaattgaaattattttaattaataatatttttttatgtaagcTGTGTGTAAATTGTGGTCTATATATAACGCTCACATTTGGCTTTTGCTTTCACTTTCCATTTCTGTGAGCTCGCAAGCTGCTGTTACTCTCACTCTCTTCCTCTGCTCTGGATTCCGCTCTCCAGATCTGATCCTAAAACTCCCAAGGTAAGTTAGAAACCCTAATCTCCTTCCTATCTCTTCTTCTATCTTTGATTTGGAGAGTTATATCAACATCTTCTTCGCTTTTGCTTTTACTGATTTGATGTTTTCGCTTCGCATTGTTTGCCGATTTTTTCCTAATCTCAGTACTTGAAGTGTTAGCTTAAATAGCTTCGAACTAAAATTGCATTCTTCTGTTGGATCTGTTGTTTCTCTTTAGTTTTGGATTGAGACGCTTCTTTTCTTGAATATAATTAGGATGATTGTGGGTTATGGATATTTTTCTGTTTTGTACTGAAACTGACACAAGGTTAATGGGTGCTGTTATTTTGCTTTGGTTTTGGTTATGGGTAGCTAGCTTATTTGGGAATAGAAGGTTCCAGATATGTAGGCTTTTCTTTATTTGTGGGCTACTATATTCTGctgttttttattttgtctGCTGGTTACGCCTATTATTTTTCCTGTTTCTTTTACCCTTCCTTTGGCATGAttcattttgaaagaaaagaattcaGATGAATTCTTGCAAAATCATGCAAGAATTCAACTtcctttaaaatgaaaattttttaagttaaaaagtaTTGAATTCTTTCATTCCAAATAAgaaatttgaaagaaaagaattgaATGGAATTGAATTCTTGTAAAATCTTTGATTCTAAACAAGGGTTTAATATTTTGCAACTTATTTGTTAATTGCATAGCTTGTCTTTGTAATATGGCTTCTATAAGCCACTGTGTCTTGATGAAAATAGTTTCCAGTCAAGTCGTGCAGTTAATTTTGTATGTAGTTCTAGATTATAGGACCCATAACAAAGCTTTTAAGTGCTTACTATGTGTTTCATTAGGTCTGTTAGGTGAGAGTAAAGAAGGGATAAATAAATGTCAGAAGGGGCGAGTAACTTTTCTACCTTTGATTGGAAGAAGGTGAGCTGGTAGTAGGTAAGGTTAAGGAAGAATAAGCCTTACCCTCCATCATCCCTCAAATCTCAGTTTTCTTACACTCCAATATGGGGGTATAAGGAGGAGGGGTAAAAGTAAGTTATTATGTTACCTCTTTATACCCTTCCTTCACCTCTttcaaaatacaaaaaaaaaaaaagaaaaaagaaaaaaaaaaacattgccTCCTCCTTCACAAACATGCAACTTCTTTACTATGATCCTTCTTACTCTTCTTGAGGTCCTTTTTCCTTCCATTAAATTACCTTTCCTCACCCTATCCAAACAGAATGTAAAAATTGAGATCAGATAAGAAGCCCAAAAGTTTTATAAAAGCATTTTCCTCCGCACATGCCCAGGGTCTTAGAATTTCCAAGTAACGGGGGCACTCTAGTATGGATCAAGTTGCAGATGCACCTTTCAAGACTTGTTTGTTTGGAAactgaatattttttaattttggaaaTTGAAGTGACTGTGCCGGGCAAGGAAGCTTGTGTGATTCTCATTATTAAATTCAAATGTTAGTGACATAGATTGCTATAAAACTTTATGAGCTTACTTGTTCACCTTCTGATGACTGATGCTTGCAATGATTGCCCAAACTGCTGcttgtttttcatgatttattcTTTGTTCTCATCAGATGGTTTCATCttgtttcttgatgtttttTCCTAGAAAATGGGTCGTGGAGTTAGCAGTGGTGGAGGCCAAAGCTCATTGGGCTATCTTTTTGGGAATGGAGAGGCTCCAAAGCCCTCCACCAACACCCAACATGCTTCAAATGATGGGCAAACCATGAATAATGTGCCTCCCTCCAAACCTGTTTCTGCTCCTCAGCCGGTAGATGTGACCAAGCAGATACCTGCTGGTATTAATAGTACTTCTGCAAACAACTACATGCGTGCAGATGGCCAGAATACTGGAAACTTCCTCACGGTATGATTTTTAGTGATTATGCTCTTCTTCTTTGGCAAAGTGCAAATGGGTTACTGTTTGGATTTCTTGTCTATGCATGGATGTAAATTTTTTCAGCTTCATGATGTCTCATGAAACTTTTCAAGATGAAGAAATATACTTGATTTAATCTCTGTAAAGTTTCATTTGTTTTATTGGAACGAACTGGAACTACCCGGCTGATTGTCATGCATAAATACAAATGGAAGCAGTATCTTTTCAATTTATTCCACATAATATTTCTTGTTTGCAAAGTTCTGGGATTTGTGAAGTCTGCACTTCTGTATTTTTAGTAAGAGAAAAATCTTGTGTAGAATTGCCATGCATTGAAGTCAAATCTGTTAATCTGTTTTTTGAAGTCGAAAGTCCTCTCAAGTGTTATGATGGAACTTCAAGCTTGCAAATATTAAGTCTAGGCTGATAACCATTTCTCTTTCATATTCATTCTCTAAAATGATTCTGGTGTTAGTATTCAATTCATAAGCTGTAACTTAATAACTAGGGTTTATTTAGCATTGCTATTCGAACTGTGAGAAAAACACTTTCTTAAACATGTTACTTAGAGGGTATTAAAAAACGATTTTAACTAAATTTGacatattttagttataaaaatactaaaacaACAAAATTACTTTTTTCAAACCGTTTTTTGCAATAACATAGTGCTTTTTCTAAAATGCCTTTTTTTTGGCCCTCAACAAAGCCTTGTGAGCAAGGGTTGATGGGAACATCATGGAGCTTTTGATTGAAGGAAGAGATGAATAATTCAAAACATTTTATCAAAGGAATTGTTTATGGTGCTTTGAGAATCTTTCTTGAGAGCTGCTTTTAAACACTCAAACGAATCTTAACTGTGTTTCATGACATGCAAATTTATTCTTTCTTGAAGTTGTCAATTCAGTAGCCTAACAAAATTTCTTACTGAGTGCAGGATCGACCTTCAACCAAAGTCCATGCTGCTCCTGGTGGTGGATCTTCTCTGGGATACCTCTTCGGTGGTGGTAGTAACTGAGATATACCTTAATCCCATCCTGATGGAAGTTCTATATGTCAATTCTTGTGGAAACCTGTAGTTTGGATGATGCATTGGAAACCTGTAGTTTGGATGAAGCAATGCATTCACTATAGTACATTTTAAGCGAACCTGTTGGATCATGCGATGTAACATATTGGTGGTGGTGGTGTTTGTTTTGTTCAATCAAAAGGCATTTTATATGCATGAACTTTACTATTGTGTTTTCAGCGATATTTCTATTTGCAGAGGGAGCTTTGCTCCTTCCAGTAGATTCTCTCCCCCTTTTTATGTATGTGAATATATCAAGGTTTTCTTCCATTGTTAATGTCTAGTTTAAAGTAGGTATAGATTCATGTTGATGTTGATTAGGATTTTTATTTGTGAAACCTTTTCTGTCAAATGGGGTTATTAAATTGATAATGGGGAAAAGTAGCAGTCGCTGAAACAACGTTGAATGCCTTCAGGAGTCTGCCATTACCATTCACGTCTGGGAGACAACGTTGTCTAACTTTTGTAGAATCGTATTATACAATCATATTCCAAAGATAACTTATTTAAAAAcctacttttaaaaatataaatatatttatataaataaccatataaactatttaaaaaagaaaactatCACACACATCTCTAAATATaggcatttatttattttttttttgaaatgaaaattgagAGAATAGATCTAAACGGGCATTGTTATTAAGTTtaataatcaaattattttaatttaatatgagaATAATTAAACCCAGTTTCCATATCCCCAATCCCCTACTCAaacaaaaaagttaaaattatttaacataacaaacatatacatacacaGGTTATATGTGTACTTCCCCAAAATACAAATGAATTTGTTTAATACAAATGGATTATTATATTTTCAGAATACAATTAAGCttgttaatttttatacatGGGTTTATTAACGCTTCCAAAATACACATGAATTAGCTCAACATAGATGGAGCAACCATGCACACAAAAATAATTACGCATTTCTTTGACAGGCTTGCTGGGAACACAAATAACAAGTAATGAAGAAGCAATTTACTAACAAATCTCTATATGTACATAAATTCAAACAGAATGACAGTATGGTAATCCTAAAAATGATGCATAGCATCCATCCAGCAGACAGATTGCGGTTAGGCCATTTATTGTTTAGGAGCTACAGGAGCAGGAATTATACCCCATTTTCTGCGGACATCATCTAAATCCTCGTGAAAGTGCTTCTCATAATATACACACATGAGATCTGTGCACCGCATTCCAGCTTGGGTGGCCCATGGGAAGTAGTGCTGAAAGAACAATCTCCTTTGCTTCTCACTAAATCTTGCCGTGCCCCCTACAACGGACATTATACACATTGGAAGGTACAtttgttcaaactctatcaccttTAGTGCTGACTCACCGATTAGGTTGGTGGGGAGGTCAAATAGCGTGTGCCAGAAATCGTGCACTTCACGAGCTCGCATTGCTACATATGCCAGTTCATCTGTGTCCATAAATCGCACTGGAGGGCGATCATCTGGAGAAAAGTTCCTAGATCCCATGAATCTTGCATAAGCAGCACCAAATGTATTTGCTGGCAAATCCCATGCATGGCCCACTTCTGTAGATATCACACGTGGTCTCTCCAAGAGAACTGCctgttaaaaagataaaattgttGGTTTTGCTTATTGCAAAATGAGTCGCATATGATTTGCTCTCCTAGACATGCATAAAGAAAGCTCCATATAATCACTTTAATGGGGCAAATGGATCCTCGTTTTATAGGCTTCTCATTCAAAAGTTCTCTTTTCAACATAAAATCTTGGAGAACATCTCAATCCTTGGTTAAACAGACCACCAAATCGATAAACTCATATCTGATGAAGGCATTGATCTCTATAAGATGTCCAGCTTTCTGGGCTTTACCAGTTGATGACCATGAGATTTCACATGCAATCCCCTGGACTCAAAAATGATGGACATTCTAttgctattaaaaaaaaaagcttctAGAAAGAATGATCAATTGCCTCTAAATTGGTAAATTTTGCGCCGGAAAAGGGGAAGAACATTGGTATGCGCCTGAAGCCCAAAAACAAGCaagaaaatgcaaaattgatgtGTTTTGATGATTGGAGCAAATCAGCAAAGTCACTTTTTTCAACTATTTGTGAGGTTATTTCACTGGCAATCCATCACTTGAAGCTTATTAACAATAAATGTGGACAATCAATAAATGGAAATAGTAAAGTAAAATCTACTTTACTACTGCTGCTGTTGCTTCGCCTGTGGCATTTCTGATTATAATACCTGATAAGTTGAATATGTGCCAATATTATGTTGAAAACACAAAAAAAGGGTTTCAGACATGTTCATAGTAAGAGGCTCCATAAATTATTTCACATGAATCTAGTTCTAATATAACTAACCAGTTACCATAGACATTTCATCAAAGAACATGATGTTCAGTCAAATCCAAAAGGCTGGATAAGCTTTCACTATTTGCATTAGTAGGTATGAGACTGATTAATAGAATACCATAATAGGGAATCTTAAATGGTTCATCATCATAAATAGCGTACATTCCCATATCGGTATCACCATTCATATGTCATGAATCCAAATATAAAGAATAGTACGGAGAAGAAGAATATAGACAAAGAAACTCACCCTGCCTTCTGGGCTCCTCTTCATCCTCTCAAGAACCCTTTCAAAAGCAGGCTTcccggttgtttctccaagagcTGCTATCAGATCTGCTCTCCGTGGATCTAGCAATGCACCTATTGCTGAGCCAAGCGCAACTGCAGCCTGTTGCCACTGGTTCAGCTGGATTCGTGCACCCTTTATCATTGCACAGACTAAACCTGCCACCACaccccaaaagaaaaaaaatagtcGTTGGATAGCATAACATTGTTAAAAGAGAATGGGATAGTGGTTTTCTCAAAGTAACATTGCATAGGAAAATGGAAAACCAAACTTGAGCTCATACCCACTCTATATATAAGCTCGAATTCAGATCGTGAAATGTTTAATGAACTTTGAGCTCAGCTTGTACTAAGCTCACTTATCACAATAATGAGCCTCAATCGAGCTCTGTTCGATTAAGCTCGTTATCACGTTTCTAAGCTCAAACTCAAGCTTGAGATAAGTTTAAATTAGCTCATTGAGCTCACTTACAAGAGCTCAACAGCAAGCTCGAGCTCCAATTCCTTGTTCAGACCACATTATACTTGTAGCACACCTTAATAAGTCATTACTCATTACTAAtacaaataacaaaaaataaaaaagaacaaTCACATTCCAGAAAGATACAACAACACAAGGCAGATAAAACAATTTCTTCAAACCAATTCAAATATCAAATAAATCAAAGCAAACTAAACCAGAATTTGGAGGAAAACAAGCAAAATAATTCCATCTTGTACTGTCCCCGCTTGCTTGAGGTAAAAATCTCATAATTACACAATAGCTGCTCAATTATATGCATTTATATGCTGCTCATTTACCTAATAACAAGTTAGATTCAGCAAGCCCACAGGTTACATTCATGTATTATTACACCATAAACAATTAAAAGCTCTCAACACAACTAATAGATTTATGATAATAACCGAGCTTCAGTCCTACCAAATACTAGTAGATGTACCTTCGGTCCTTTGAAAAGCACTGAAAGCAAGAGATGAAACTCAAAGAACTTTCACAAATGAGCTGAATCGAAGACAAATTTAGagatgtgtgtgtgtgtgtgtgtgtacacacacacatatatattctCATATATTGATTCCTAAAGACTCTGATATGGTGGTACAGATGCTTGTTGCCAAAAATTCGAAATACAACCAATACCCTTTTCCAAGTTTTAATGTTACCtgagattaaatttttttgcaacaaaattaagagattaaatgTACCTGAGACAGAGCAGGAGATTAAATGGAAGCTCAGGGCTGAATCGAAGGGAGGCGTGCGGCGCCAGAGATGCTGACCTGCCCAAGGAGCGCGACGCGGCGATGCTGATGCAATCCTGCTCAGGGAACGCGGGATGCGGCGGGAATGATGAGCAGGCGGCTTTAGATGCGCGCAGGGAAGGCAACGGTGCGGCTCAGGGAATGGCGCTGAGAAGGCAGCTGCGAGGAGAACAGGGAGTGGGATTGGGCATGGGAGCGAATTGGTAATGGAGATCGGGAGGGGAGTAGAGGGCAGACGAATTTTGTTGTGTTAAAAACTACGTAGTTTTGTTTTACTTAAGGTGGAAGCTGCAAAAGGGTTGTGGGTTTATACATGACAGGACTATTATCAATTTTCTCAGGTTTTAGGAATTTAAGATGCAATTGGtaacacttttttttattttctaaaacttAGAAACAgcgttttatttttattatttattttttaaaataattttctaaaaactatttatataaaaataaatttataaacttttatataaaattaagaactaaaatattttttaagtataatatttaataataaaataagaatataaataattttattaatgattatgtaaattatttttataaaattatataatattataataaataaaattattatttgatcttttttataaagaaaactTATTTAGTTTCTCTATTGTatagaaaatttatttagttagtttctcgattttaaaaaattatattaaaatatttgtctgattttaaaaagtttactaattaattttttttataaatgttgatcattaaatattataaaaaaataaaaattactatttagtttatataatataagaaaatttactaaataattcattaattttaaaaaatacattaataaatttttgaaattataaaaaaatttattaattaatccctCCATCAATTTTTAGCTAGTAttgcaaaaaattttaaaattctctcAATACAAAGGAGTAGTTAgtagaaatttttataaaactgaGAAACTAACCAATTAATTTTCTCTTATGATAGAGACtactaaaatatttaacgactaaaactaatgaaatgactaattaatatatttttaatactttaatgatattttaatatattttccaaAATTAAGAcctaactaatgagttttttcgTATCataagaactaaatagtaaatttttattgCAAAAAGTCTAAAACATCCTCAATATGGAGAGACTAGTTGATATtgctaaaatcaaaataataatgtaGCTAAAATAGAATTGTGCTGTGATTGGTTAGTCCTGCAAGATAGAGAAAGTGAGGTGGGCACCCActccgatgctcaagtcagtaaattggAAAAAATGGTGAATGAAGAACTTGAAAGTATTTGTCCAAGAGAATTGCATACTTTTGTTTTTGTGATCGTTTCCCATTTATACCTTAAGAGTGTGGGGATAAATGTAGCATTTTATGTTGGTAATGGATCTTCACTGGCTAATTGGTCAGGAATCCCGTGATCACAAGTATAAAGAGGATTTGCTGGATTGTAGCTGTTAGCAGTAACTTCCTTATGAAGCCTTGCCCTAAAGCTGAGAGGGTGAGTCTGCCGACCTCAGGCCGACTTGAAACGCCCATGTCTTCTTTTCTTCAGGTGGGATTGCGTATTGGTTTATTAGATCTTTGCCACGTGACCTTACCTTATGGTGAGAGCTCACTACCTACTTTGGGCGATTGTTGTATAACATCATAGGTCTCCCGCTagtcttcgattctttagattcgaatGTGACAGTTATTTTCATGATTTGGggcatgtggcttgtttgttcAGGTTGAGCGCACGatatccttgctttcttcttcctTGCCATGCTGACTAGTCAGGTCCAAGATCTTGTCTGGCAAAAACTGATCCGAGCGATATAGTAATGCCTTGATGAGTTTTCGGGCTCTCTCTAGCACTAACCAGTCCTAGGGATCATTCAAGCATCTTCTAACCCTTGCGAGTTCCTTGGCCTTTTTCGGGAGTTTTCTAGCCCTATCGACCTTTTAGGCACTCTCTAGCCCTGATGAGCTTATCGGCATTTTCTAGCTCTAACGTGCTTCCGGGCTTTCTCTAGCCTTGATGAGTTTTCGAGCATTCTCTAGTCTTAACCGTGCTTCCGGTTATTCTCTAGCCCTGACGAGCTTATGGGCATTTCCTAGCCCTAACATGCTTCTGGGCTTTCTCTCGCCCTAACAAGCTTTCGGGCATTTTCTAGCCCTGGCGTGCTTCCGAGCTCTATCTAACCCTAACGA
The sequence above is a segment of the Manihot esculenta cultivar AM560-2 chromosome 5, M.esculenta_v8, whole genome shotgun sequence genome. Coding sequences within it:
- the LOC110614241 gene encoding protein SPIRAL1-like 1; this encodes MGRGVSSGGGQSSLGYLFGNGEAPKPSTNTQHASNDGQTMNNVPPSKPVSAPQPVDVTKQIPAGINSTSANNYMRADGQNTGNFLTDRPSTKVHAAPGGGSSLGYLFGGGSN
- the LOC110614260 gene encoding ubiquinone biosynthesis protein COQ4 homolog, mitochondrial, which gives rise to MIKGARIQLNQWQQAAVALGSAIGALLDPRRADLIAALGETTGKPAFERVLERMKRSPEGRAVLLERPRVISTEVGHAWDLPANTFGAAYARFMGSRNFSPDDRPPVRFMDTDELAYVAMRAREVHDFWHTLFDLPTNLIGESALKVIEFEQMYLPMCIMSVVGGTARFSEKQRRLFFQHYFPWATQAGMRCTDLMCVYYEKHFHEDLDDVRRKWGIIPAPVAPKQ